In one window of Solanum pennellii chromosome 2, SPENNV200 DNA:
- the LOC107011173 gene encoding nuclear pore complex protein GP210, producing MLHCFSLLFLLLLPLTSPFPATGPHIADVNILLPPKMTHPVEYRLQGSDGCFKWTWDHHDILAVLPEYNVSNQCSTSARLKSIASYSGRKETAVYATDVHTGAVIRCKVYIDIFSRIQIFHSSIKLDLDGLATLRVRAFDTEENVFSSLVGIQFMWDLMPETDGLPHHLNHIPLKDSPLSDCGGLCGDLDIQTKLENSGVFSDLYVVKGTEIGHEIVSVHLAEPSVKYMEDKIVLTVAEAISLEPPSPVCVLIGAVVHYSIKVIRGNMPYLVTLPSAFHRWSVSNSSVAQVDRMVGTAKALNLGITTVTVEDTRVVGHTQVSSFYVVLPDSLSLYILPLSLSGDHIEGTEPISSVARWYVVSGREYLIQVMVFSKGTWAQQEVYLTENDDVKLHDDPSEIWSIVPSSNHVGEKGISRILKALSYGLGKLTATLTYSTGHEETKEVLKVVQEVMVCDQVKFGMEGASGSITLPWASGVYQELELKVTGGCAMVSGDYKWFSSDMAIVSVSTFGIIQAKRPGKVTIKAVSIFDSLNYDAIAVEVSLPSSMIVLPNLPVETPVGSYLRAAVTLKTVDGDLFYKCDAFTPSIKWKTGNDAFIVVDAVETFSLEKQESLPIGSEKYVPACAWTYVYAANSGQTMLHATLSKEFQQYDHSTSGSVVLQATSRIAAFVPLILHPASDGNQFGGYWFNLVQAEADNRIENMEHLYLTPGTSFEVMLRGGPTRWDQGVEYVESVESLDEHNLRVQDGAIVNQEFTSYGSTYRIKCQDFGIFRLHFIRGNLIGEGHPLPAVSEVQLSLTCGFPSSIALIADETVNSVEVIQSAAQADRGSGMIRTSPVTIANGRTVRLSAVGISETGIAFGNSSSLPLKWELKDCDDLAFWDDIHNLAMLSTWEKYLVLTNATGLCVVRATVTGSVDSVSHRHTLKHFPGSEHDLTDAIRLQLVSSLRVYPEFSLLYLNHDAKLNLSITGGSCFIDAAVNDTQVVDIIQPAPGLQCVQLLLAPKSLGTALVTVRDVGLAPPVSAFSVVQVADMEWIKITSGEELSIMEGSSLSIDFLAGVSDGNTFDPSQYVYMNIRVHIEDHIIELVNEDDFSCCDDGYVNVPNFRIRATRLGITTLYVSARQHTGHEILSQPIKVEVYAPPRIDPSDIFLVPGASYMLTVSGGPKTSAYIEFVSMDNEVAKVHTATGLVSATSPGNTTIVAKMYRNGDIFICQAYGEVKVGVPSSAMLNVQSEQLAVGHQIPIIPSLSEGNLFSFYELCRNYQWIINDDEVLSFQAADSLHVGNHGMHMSREKGNGLTGYVGDNDLGFIQVLHGRSAGQTDVTVSFSCDFVAYKSFSESRSYTASISLSVVSELPLALGSPITWILPPHYTTSALLPSASRTFSKGDPSIGKVTYSILGDCRRKAELEEDDPILIDGSRIRTKESGNLACIQAKDRSDGRVEVASCVKVAEVTQIRFTAEKLLVHTLAIGAEIDVPIKYYDVLGNPFLEAHDVIPFGVETNYHDVISVKDAVGTGYVHLKAISYGRALVRVGFANEPKKSDYVVILVGAHLHPQNPTLHLGSGLNFSIEGLSDQVSGQWFTSNASIVSVDQLSGHAKAIGEGSVQIIFECSNMKLQTTVTVSQPEMMSVDAPREILTNVPLPANGYSFLVKLNDAYRHKYKSAKNRAIFLFDCLVDPPYVGYVKPWVDLDTGNSYCLFFPYSPESLVLATPKSGGIKQDLAVTIKASLIGEQNISGSASALFVGGFIIPGTEGDSLQLNLTPQFNRSVLTVVGNTDVSIYWHDRERLAVRPIHGEDSQGRSRAQYEIKIRRAEKFKDKLIFTLPATGQIVEVNVNYEPEERRATIVNLNLWATAAACFILLIVTATVFISYLDQPVRSRPSAPPGTPSVAAPVTPERSSPAVSEHSPRTPQPFLDYVRRTIDETPYYRQDFRRRANPQNTY from the exons ATGTTGCACTGTTTCTCCCTGCTTTTTCTTCTGCTTCTGCCACTGACTTCTCCTTTTCCGGCGACTGGTCCTCACATTGCCGATGTCAACATACTGTTGCCTCCCAAAATGACACATCCAGTTGAGTACAGGCTTCAAGGAAGTGATGGTTGCTTCAAATG GACATGGGATCATCACGACATTTTAGCTGTGCTCCCTGAGTACAATGTGAGTAATCAGTGCTCTACAAGTGCCCGCTTGAAGTCAATTGCCTCTTATAGTGGTCGGAAGGAGACTGCTGTCTATGCGACAGACGTGCACACTGGAGCTGTTATCCGATGCAAAGTTTACATTGACATCTTCTCTAGGATCCAGATATTCCATAGTTCTATCAAGCTTGACCTTGATGGCCTGGCTACTCTACGTGTCCGTGCCTTTGATACTGAAG aaaatgtTTTCTCGTCTTTGGTGGGCATACAATTCATGTGGGACCTAATGCCTGAAACTGATGGATTGCCTCATCACCTGAACCATATCCCTTTGAAGGACTCTCCATTGAGTGATTGTGGTGGATTATGTGGTGACCTAGATATCCAAACAAAGCTTGAAAATAGTGGTGTGTTTTCTGATCTTTATGTTGTGAAGGGGACAGAAATTGGCCATGAAATAGTGTCTGTTCATTTGGCTGAACCATCAGTTAAATATATGGAAGATAAAATTGTCCTAACCGTGGCAGAAGCTATATCGCTGGAGCCTCCTTCACCGGTTTGTGTCCTTATTGGTGCGGTTGTGCATTATAGTATTAAAGTTATCCGCGGGAATATGCCATATCTTGTAACCTTGCCTTCTGCTTTTCACCGATGGTCTGTTTCAAACTCCTCAGTTGCTCAGGTAGATAGGATGGTGGGTACTGCTAAGGCTTTGAACTTGGGAATAACAACAGTAACTGTTGAAGATACTAGGGTGGTTGGTCATACACAAGTGTCTTCTTTCTATGTTGTCCTCCCAGATTCCTTATCATTGTATATATTACCTCTATCTCTTTCTGGTGATCATATAGAAGGAACTGAACCAATATCCTCTGTGGCGCGCTGGTATGTAGTTTCTGGTCGGGAATATCTcattcaagtaatggttttCTCGAAAGGAACATGGGCACAACAAGAAGTTTACCTTACGGAAAATGATGATGTTAAGTTGCATGATGACCCATCAGAAATCTGGAGTATAGTTCCCTCATCCAATCATGTCGGAGAGAAGGGGATATCCAGAATCCTAAAAGCTCTCTCATATGGTCTGGGAAAACTGACAGCTACTCTTACATATAGCACTGGGCATGAAGAAACAAAGGAAGTTCTCAAGGTTGTTCAAGAAGTTATGGTTTGTGACCAGGTGAAGTTCGGCATGGAGGGTGCCTCCGGCAGTATTACTCTTCCTTGGGCATCTGGTGTTTATCAGGAGTTGGAGCTAAAGGTTACTGGGGGCTGTGCAATGGTGTCTGGTGACTACAAATGGTTCTCTTCGGACATGGCTATTGTGTCGGTATCTACTTTTGGAATTATTCAGGCAAAAAGGCCTGGAAAAGTTACTATAAAGGCAGTCTCGATTTTTGATTCTCTAAATTATGATGCGATAGCTGTTGAAGTGAGTTTGCCTTCTTCAATGATAGTACTGCCTAATTTGCCGGTGGAGACTCCTGTAGGTTCATATCTTCGAGCTGCTGTGACATTGAAAACAGTGGATGGTGACTTATTCTACAAATGTGATGCTTTTACCCCGTCCATCAAGTGGAAAACTGGAAATGACGCTTTCATTGTTGTGGATGCTGTTGAGACCTTCAGTCTTGAAAAGCAAGAAAGTCTTCCAATTGGTTCTGAGAAATATGTCCCTGCATGTGCATGGACCTATGTCTATGCTGCTAATTCCGGTCAGACGATGCTACATGCAACATTGTCAAAAGAATTTCAACAGTATGATCACTCTACCAGCGGTTCTGTTGTACTGCAAGCAACCTCACGTATTGCAGCATTCGTACCTCTCATTTTGCACCCTGCAAGTGATGGAAATCAGTTTGGTGGTTATTGGTTCAATTTGGTACAGGCTGAAGCTGATAATCGCATAGAAAATATGGAGCATCTATATCTTACCCCTGGCACATCTTTTGAAGTGATGCTTCGTGGTGGACCTACTCGATGGGATCAGGGAGTTGAATATGTTGAATCCGTGGAAAGTTTGGATGAACACAATCTTAGGGTTCAAGATGGGGCTATAGTTAATCAAGAATTTACCAGCTATGGGAGCACATACAGAATCAAGTGTCAAGATTTTGGAATCTTTAGGCTTCATTTCATACGTGGGAATTTAATTGGAGAGGGGCATCCTCTGCCTGCTGTATCTGAAGTGCAGTTGTCACTCACATGTGGTTTCCCATCATCTATAGCATTAATAGCTGATGAAACTGTTAATTCTGTTGAAGTGATCCAGTCTGCAGCTCAGGCTGACCGTGGCAGTGGAATGATTCGTACTTCCCCAGTCACAATAGCAAATGGGCGGACAGTTAGACTATCAGCTGTTGGAATTAGCGAGACTGGAATAGCTTTTGGAAATTCATCTTCTCTTCCTTTGAAGTGGGAGCTTAAAGATTGTGATGATCTGGCATTTTGGGATGATATCCACAATTTAGCAATGCTATCGACTTGGGAAAAGTACTTGGTCTTGACAAATGCAACTGGACTCTGTGTTGTACGAGCAACAGTTACTGGATCAGTTGATTCTGTTAGCCATCGTCACACTCTTAAACATTTTCCAGGCTCTGAACATGATCTTACAGATGCTATACGTTTGCAACTTGTTTCATCCCTAAGGGTCTATCCGGAATTTAGCTTGTTGTATCTCAATCATGATGCAAAATTGAACCTGTCAATTACTGGAGGAAGTTGCTTCATTGATGCTGCAGTAAATGATACTCAAGTTGTGGATATAATTCAGCCTGCTCCCGGTTTACAGTGTGTACAACTATTACTGGCTCCTAAAAGTTTGGGAACTGCACTTGTGACTGTTCGAGATGTGGGGCTTGCTCCACCTGTTTCTGCTTTCTCTGTGGTTCAAGTTGCAGATATGGAATGGATTAAGATTACATCTGGAGAAGAATTGAGTATTATGGAAGGGAGTTCACTATCCATTGATTTTCTTGCTGGAGTAAGTGATGGAAATACTTTTGATCCTTCACAGTATGTTTACATGAATATTCGTGTTCACATTGAGGATCATATAATTGAACTCGTCAATGAAGATGATTTTTCCTGCTGTGATGATGGATATGTGAATGTGCCTAACTTCAGAATACGGGCAACGCGCCTTGGGATTACCACACTGTATGTCAGTGCTAGACAGCATACTGGACATGAGATACTGAGCCAGCCAATTAAGGTAGAAGTCTATGCACCACCTAGAATCGATCCTAGTGATATTTTCCTTGTACCAGGGGCTTCTTACATGCTTACTGTGAGCGGAGGCCCTAAAACTAGTGCATACATTGAGTTTGTCAGTATGGATAATGAGGTCGCGAAGGTCCACACAGCCACAGGACTAGTTTCTGCAACATCACCTGGAAACACCACCATAGTTGCCAAGATGTACAGGAATGGAGATATCTTTATTTGTCAGGCATATGGTGAAGTTAAAGTAGGTGTTCCTTCTTCAGCAATGTTAAATGTTCAAAGCGAGCAGCTAGCTGTTGGCCATCAAATACCAATAATTCCCTCCCTGTCCGAGGggaatttattttcattttatgaaCTTTGCAGAAATTATCAGTGGATTATAAATGATGATGAGGTGTTGAGTTTCCAAGCAGCAGACAGCTTACACGTTGGAAATCATGGAATGCACATGTCCAGGGAGAAAGGCAATGGACTGACAGGATATGTGGGTGACAATGACCTTGGTTTTATTCAAGTATTGCATGGAAGATCTGCAGGGCAGACGGATGTTACAGTTTCTTTCTCCTGTGATTTTGTTGCTTACAAATCTTTTTCAGAGTCAAGATCATATACTGCATCTATTTCCTTGTCAGTAGTGTCTGAGCTTCCACTTGCTCTGGGATCACCAATTACTTGGATTCTCCCTCCACATTATACCACGTCTGCTCTTTTGCCTTCAGCTTCTAGAACTTTCAGTAAAGGGGATCCAAGTATAGGTAAGGTTACTTATTCTATATTAGGAGACTGTAGAAGAAAGGCCGAATTGGAGGAAGATGATCCTATACTCATTGATGGGAGCAGAATAAGAACAAAAGAGAGTGGCAATCTTGCATGTATTCAAGCAAAAGATAGGTCAGATGGAAGAGTTGAGGTGGCCTCTTGTGTGAAGGTTGCTGAAGTGACTCAAATACGTTTCACTGCTGAAAAGTTGCTGGTTCACACATTAGCAATTGGTGCTGAAATTGATGTTCCAATCAAATATTATGATGTGCTTGGAAATCCTTTCCTTGAGGCTCATGATGTTATTCCGTTTGGAGTTGAAACTAACTACCATGATGTCATCTCTGTCAAGGATGCAGTTGGCACTGGATATGTCCATCTCAAAGCAATCAGTTATGGTAGAGCTCTTGTACGAGTAGGTTTTGCCAATGAACCAAAGAAATCTGATTATGTGGTGATTCTTGTTGGTGCTCATTTGCATCCTCAGAATCCAACTCTTCACCTAGGAAGTGGTCTTAACTTCAGCATAGAAGGTCTAAGTGATCAAGTATCTGGTCAGTGGTTTACTAGTAATGCAAGCATTGTATCTGTGGACCAGCTATCTGGACATGCCAAGGCAATAGGGGAAGGTTCTGTACAAATTATCTTTGAGTGTTCGAATATGAAACTGCAAACTACAGTTACGGTGTCACAGCCAGAGATGATGTCTGTTGATGCTCCAAGAGAAATCCTGACAAATGTGCCGCTTCCTGCAAATGGATATAGCTTTCTTGTAAAACTCAATGATGCTTATCGCCACAAGTATAAATCTGCTAAAAACAGGGCAATTTTCTTGTTTGATTGCCTGGTTGATCCACCTTATGTTGGTTATGTGAAGCCGTGGGTTGATCTTGATACGGGTAATTCATATTGCCTTTTCTTCCCTTACTCTCCTGAAAGTTTGGTACTTGCCACTCCAAAGTCAGGAGGCATTAAACAGGATTTAGCTGTTACTATTAAGGCATCACTGATCGGAGAGCAGAATATCTCAGGATCTGCATCAGCACTTTTTGTTGGAGGTTTCATCATTCCGGGAACGGAAGGAGATTCATTGCAGTTAAATCTAACCCCACAATTTAACAGGAGTGTCCTCACTGTTGTAGGAAACACAGATGTGAGTATCTACTGGCATGATCGGGAACGACTAGCTGTCAGACCCATACATGGAGAAGATTCTCAAGGAAGAAGCCGTGCACAGTATGAGATCAAAATTCGCAGAGCAGAGAAGTTTAAAGACAAACTGATTTTTACACTCCCAGCAACTGGTCAGATCGTGGAAGTTAATGTTAACTATGAACCTGAAGAGAGAAGAGCAACAATTGTTAACCTTAATCTATGGGCTACTGCAGCTGCTTGTTTCATCTTGCTTATAGTCACAGCCACTGTATTCATTTCTTACTTGGATCAACCTGTGAGATCCCGACCATCTGCTCCTCCTGGCACACCAAGTGTAGCTGCACCTGTAACTCCTGAGCGAAGCAGTCCTGCTGTAAGCGAACATTCACCTCGGACACCTCAACCTTTCTTGGATTATGTTAGGAGGACAATTGATGAAACTCCATACTACAGACAAGACTTTAGGAGGAGGGCTAACCCTCAGAACACTTACTAG
- the LOC107010624 gene encoding uncharacterized protein LOC107010624, giving the protein MKMKAVGYSFSFNRLSKKPVAGTVASEVAGDHHDVLTQPTPPPPHRQSSLRWRFKNLSSGLRWKSKRLYKLRYWFVDCFLFKIVSVFEAIFLVSALAFFYLCFGCHI; this is encoded by the coding sequence atgaaaatgaaagctGTTGGCTATTCCTTCTCCTTCAACAGACTAAGTAAGAAGCCAGTCGCCGGAACTGTTGCTTCTGAAGTAGCCGGAGATCATCACGATGTCTTAACTCAGCCGACACCGCCGCCGCCGCATCGGCAGTCGTCGTTACGGTGGCGATTCAAAAATCTGTCTTCTGGATTGAGATGGAAGAGTAAAAGGCTTTACAAATTGCGATACTGGTTCGTTGATTGCTTCCTCTTCAAAATCGTTTCTGTATTTGAAGCCATTTTTCTCGTCTCTGCTTTGGCTTTCTTCTACCTCTGCTTCGGATGCCATATCTAG
- the LOC114076010 gene encoding LOW QUALITY PROTEIN: putative F-box protein At5g55150 (The sequence of the model RefSeq protein was modified relative to this genomic sequence to represent the inferred CDS: inserted 5 bases in 3 codons), giving the protein MASMWSEVPEDLLRLIANRLDTLTDQVRFACVCTSWKXLSIRRSHSWCLLYRFEEEASELGEKFLFLXHLEFIPEVLGRSKFRGCSFSWLVSTDDYSPKISLYNPFTKVLIALPPRYNFPDVIRYCPPERSHPVYEIEIYDGDTETDFVATSFVHQHWIHKFVLSSSPSKPNCMVVAIYGTMDYNLAYCKIGDEKWTCIAKGRMRYDDVIFRDKNFLYAVTITSHVHVFDLSPNSPKLVDTIQPPPPPPEELGEPEPGRRSYLVKTSIGLLLVQRHWLWTGSLYEGNQCEKTKIFNLYMYEPSSRSWRRVXNVLFLGLNTGVSIPSSRVGGYKGNHIYFTDTLLVFNLRTARHGPYEIGVYDLDTKSVQCLQRYDTKKYWIRPTPIWYIHSPEDFFERDVKNN; this is encoded by the exons ATGGCATCCATGTGGTCAGAGGTTCCAGAGGATCTGTTGAGGTTAATAGCTAATCGGCTTGATACATTGACTGATCAAGTTAGGTTTGCATGTGTTTGTACTTCATGGAA TCTTAGTATTCGTCGCTCACATTCGTGGTGTCTACTATATCGTTTTGAGGAGGAGGCAAGTGAATTAGGTgaaaagtttcttttttt ccACCTTGAGTTTATACCAGAGGTCCTTGGTAGGAGCAAGTTTCGAGGATGTTCCTTCAGTTGGTTAGTTTCTACTGATGATTACTCTCCTAAAATCTCTCTATATAACCCATTCACCAAGGTTCTAATCGCCCTTCCACCGCGGTACAACTTTCCTGATGTGATAAGATACTGTCCCCCAGAAAGGTCTCATCCAGTATATGAGATTGAAATCTATGATGGCGACACAGAGACTGACTTTGTAGCCACAAGTTTTGTGCACCAACACTGGATACACAAATTTGTCCTATCTTCATCTCCTAGTAAACCTAATTGTATGGTGGTTGCCATCTATGGTACTATGGATTATAATTTGGCCTACTGCAAAATTGGAGATGAAAAGTGGACATGCATTGCCAAAGGTAGGAtgagatatgatgatgttattttTCGTGACAAAAACTTTTTGTATGCTGTAACAATCACAAGTCATGTGCACGTCTTTGATTTGTCGCCTAATTCTCCAAAATTGGTCGATACTATacaaccaccaccaccaccaccagaaGAACTAGGGGAACCAGAACCGGGAAGACGAAGCTACTTGGTCAAGACTTCAATTGGACTGCTCCTGGTTCAACGACATTGGCTCTGGACAGGGTCTCTATATGAAGGAAATCAGtgtgaaaaaacaaaaattttcaacttaTACATGTATGAGCCTAGCAGTCGAAGTTGGCGTAGGG GAAATGTGCTGTTTTTGGGACTAAATACAGGAGTTTCAATACCTTCTTCTCGTGTTGGTGGATATAAAGggaatcatatttattttacagATACTTTACTCGTTTTCAATTTGAGAACTGCTCGACATGGCCCATATGAAATTGGTGTTTATGATTTGGATACTAAAAGTGTACAGTGCTTGCAACGCTATGATACTAAAAAATACTGGATCCGGCCAACACCAATTTGGTACATACACAGCCCTGAAGATTTCTTTGAGCGCGATGtgaaaaacaattaa